From the genome of Sphingobium sp. JS3065, one region includes:
- a CDS encoding FAD-binding protein yields the protein MDMARPLQEEYDLIIVGSGGGSMAGALAAKQAGKSVVILEKQDKVGGSTSFSGGVWWVPANHLLEAAGIHDSIEKARQYFDNVVTYKGPGVTPRRRDALLAGAPRVIKFLVDLGLKVRRPRDDWPDYYDDRPGGLPEGRSLMAEPLNLNDLGAWKDRIALYPPAYGMPIGADEFSTLFLFKRTFAGKLKAMRFAMLMLRDKLLGRVSACNGAAIQGRMLQIALKHDVDIQLSTPVVGLVAEAGRVSGVRVLRDGKEVTLRARSGVICNVGGFSRNDSFRKQMTGGLVGNEWTSANPGDTGEVLQEMIALGAQTDCLDTAWWVVTSQNLNGTWPDSAIARDGSVRPYFHHLDLSLPHVILVDQTGRRVANEAGSYMDIGENMMARERETGKGLPCWAIFDARHRERYPWGNEMPGKTPEKWIETGYMKRAATLDELADQCGIDREGLRQEVSRFNHFCSTGNDEDFARGNRAFDRSHGDPSVKPNPNLGAIAEGPFYACAIFPGDVGTAGGVVADEYARVLNQDGAPISGLYAIGNSTASVFGRCYPAAGASIIASFVFGYAAVLHATGSEELNTIISPQ from the coding sequence ATGGATATGGCTCGACCGCTTCAAGAAGAATATGATCTGATCATCGTGGGATCAGGCGGTGGATCAATGGCGGGCGCGCTGGCCGCCAAACAGGCTGGCAAATCCGTCGTCATCCTGGAAAAGCAGGACAAGGTGGGCGGTTCCACCAGCTTTTCCGGCGGGGTCTGGTGGGTTCCCGCCAATCATCTGCTCGAAGCGGCGGGCATCCATGACAGCATTGAAAAGGCGCGGCAATATTTCGACAATGTCGTGACCTACAAGGGCCCTGGCGTGACGCCGCGCCGCCGCGACGCGCTGCTGGCTGGCGCGCCGCGGGTGATCAAGTTCCTGGTCGATCTGGGCCTGAAGGTCCGCCGCCCGCGCGACGACTGGCCGGATTATTATGACGATCGGCCCGGCGGCTTGCCGGAGGGGCGGTCGCTGATGGCGGAACCGCTCAACCTCAATGACCTGGGGGCGTGGAAGGACCGGATCGCCCTTTATCCGCCCGCCTATGGCATGCCCATCGGCGCGGACGAGTTTTCCACCCTCTTCCTGTTCAAGCGGACCTTCGCCGGAAAGCTCAAGGCGATGCGCTTTGCGATGCTGATGTTGCGCGACAAGCTGCTGGGGCGGGTGAGCGCGTGCAATGGCGCCGCAATCCAGGGGCGGATGCTGCAAATCGCGCTGAAGCATGATGTTGACATCCAGCTCAGCACCCCGGTCGTCGGTCTCGTGGCCGAAGCGGGCAGGGTAAGCGGCGTTCGGGTCCTTCGCGACGGCAAGGAAGTCACGCTCAGGGCGCGTTCTGGCGTCATCTGCAATGTCGGCGGCTTTTCCCGCAACGACAGCTTCCGCAAGCAGATGACCGGCGGTCTTGTCGGCAATGAATGGACCAGCGCCAACCCCGGCGACACCGGCGAAGTGCTTCAGGAGATGATCGCCCTGGGCGCGCAGACCGACTGCCTGGACACTGCCTGGTGGGTCGTTACGTCGCAGAACCTCAATGGCACCTGGCCCGATAGCGCGATAGCGCGGGATGGTTCGGTCCGGCCTTATTTCCATCACCTGGACCTCAGCCTGCCGCACGTGATTCTGGTTGACCAGACGGGCAGGCGCGTCGCCAACGAAGCCGGATCCTATATGGATATTGGCGAAAATATGATGGCGCGTGAGCGGGAAACCGGCAAAGGGCTGCCATGCTGGGCGATTTTCGACGCGCGCCATCGCGAGCGCTATCCCTGGGGTAATGAAATGCCGGGCAAAACGCCGGAAAAATGGATCGAGACCGGCTATATGAAGCGCGCGGCAACGCTGGACGAGCTGGCGGACCAGTGCGGCATCGACCGCGAGGGGCTCAGGCAGGAAGTATCCCGCTTCAACCACTTCTGCAGCACGGGCAATGATGAGGATTTCGCGCGTGGAAACCGCGCCTTTGACCGGTCCCATGGCGACCCCTCGGTCAAGCCCAATCCCAATCTTGGCGCGATCGCAGAAGGGCCTTTCTACGCTTGCGCCATATTCCCGGGCGATGTCGGCACGGCAGGCGGTGTGGTGGCCGATGAATATGCTCGGGTCTTGAACCAGGACGGGGCGCCTATTTCCGGCCTCTACGCCATTGGCAATTCCACTGCGTCAGTCTTTGGCCGATGCTATCCTGCTGCGGGGGCCAGCATCATCGCATCCTTCGTGTTCGGCTATGCTGCGGTTCTTCATGCAACGGGGTCCGAAGAACTGAACACTATCATATCGCCTCAATAA
- a CDS encoding acetyl-CoA C-acyltransferase has product MPEAVIVATARTPIGKAGRGALNMLDGPELGAIVIREAVARAGLTGDEVEDVILGAARLEGPQGGNIGRLAALRAGLPLSVPGVSLDRKCASGVNSIAYAAQRVMTGEGDIYVAGGLDSCSLALPNTRMDGGENAWLASNIVGVYDSMIQTAETVASRYRISRAAQDEYSLQSQQRIAAAQQNGLLNDEIVSVTTEKFVKDKSGAITGRETVTLTQDEGNRPETTLEGLSGLRTVVEGGCITAGNASQLSDGASVCVVMSDGGAARRGLKPLGIFRGFATAGCGPDEMGIGPVFAVPKLLDRAGLKVEDIGLWELNEAFAVQVLYCQQKLGIDPARLNVNGGAIAIGHPFGMSGSRMTGTALIEGRRRKERYAVVTMCVAGGMGAAALFELV; this is encoded by the coding sequence ATGCCAGAAGCCGTCATCGTCGCTACCGCCCGCACTCCCATCGGCAAGGCCGGGCGCGGCGCGCTCAATATGCTCGACGGGCCTGAACTGGGCGCCATCGTCATCCGCGAAGCCGTCGCCCGCGCCGGCTTGACCGGCGACGAAGTGGAGGATGTCATCCTGGGCGCGGCCCGTCTGGAAGGACCGCAGGGTGGGAATATCGGGCGCCTCGCCGCGCTGCGCGCTGGCCTGCCCCTTTCCGTGCCGGGCGTGTCGCTGGACCGCAAATGCGCTTCGGGCGTCAATTCCATCGCCTATGCCGCCCAGCGCGTCATGACTGGGGAAGGCGACATCTATGTCGCCGGTGGCCTCGATTCGTGCAGCCTCGCCCTGCCCAACACCCGGATGGACGGTGGCGAAAATGCCTGGCTCGCCAGCAATATCGTTGGCGTCTATGACAGCATGATCCAGACGGCTGAGACCGTGGCGAGCCGCTATAGGATCAGCCGCGCCGCGCAGGACGAATATTCGCTGCAAAGCCAGCAACGCATCGCCGCCGCCCAGCAGAACGGCCTGCTGAACGATGAGATCGTTTCCGTCACCACCGAAAAGTTCGTCAAGGACAAGTCCGGCGCCATCACCGGCAGGGAAACGGTGACCCTGACGCAGGATGAAGGCAATCGGCCGGAAACCACGCTGGAGGGGCTTTCCGGCCTGCGCACGGTGGTGGAGGGCGGCTGCATCACCGCCGGTAACGCCAGCCAGTTGTCCGATGGCGCCAGCGTCTGCGTTGTCATGAGCGACGGCGGAGCCGCGCGGCGCGGGCTGAAGCCGCTCGGCATCTTCCGCGGCTTCGCCACTGCCGGCTGCGGGCCGGACGAAATGGGCATCGGCCCCGTATTTGCGGTTCCCAAACTGCTTGATCGCGCCGGCCTGAAGGTCGAGGACATCGGCCTTTGGGAACTCAACGAAGCCTTCGCCGTGCAGGTGCTCTATTGCCAGCAGAAGCTTGGCATTGACCCCGCACGACTGAACGTCAATGGCGGCGCGATCGCGATCGGCCACCCGTTCGGCATGAGCGGGTCGAGAATGACGGGCACCGCGCTGATCGAGGGCCGCCGCCGGAAGGAGCGCTACGCCGTGGTGACGATGTGCGTGGCCGGCGGCATGGGCGCGGCCGCCCTGTTCGAGCTCGTCTGA
- a CDS encoding helix-turn-helix domain-containing protein, translated as MAAVLREKKIKSADRVLEIFELFNEGRTAVTVMDVARALNAPQSSTSELLGTLVRRGYLSRERGERVFRPTSRVALLGAWVHPALFRNGSLLTMMDNLKETTRLGVALCSRVGISLKHVHAVGKVPEELSNGTERHLLHSPFGHVILSTSFSQEVRLLVQRINAESEPEDHVRCGDLLERLLEVSKRGIASGTVMPGWNGISVLLPRAVGEEQLAVGIIGRTGEIEARHDELVRCLRQAVANHIGPRIASGNFVPAPILRQSAMMA; from the coding sequence ATGGCGGCAGTGTTGCGCGAGAAAAAGATCAAGTCGGCTGATCGGGTGCTGGAAATCTTCGAACTCTTCAATGAAGGGCGAACGGCAGTAACGGTTATGGACGTGGCGCGCGCCCTCAACGCCCCCCAGTCGAGCACCTCGGAATTGCTGGGCACTTTGGTGCGTCGAGGCTATCTTTCACGGGAGCGTGGGGAGCGGGTTTTCCGCCCAACATCCCGCGTCGCTCTGCTGGGCGCCTGGGTCCATCCGGCGCTATTTCGCAACGGCAGTCTCTTGACGATGATGGACAATCTTAAAGAAACAACCAGGCTCGGGGTCGCTCTATGCTCTCGAGTAGGTATATCTTTGAAGCATGTTCATGCAGTTGGCAAAGTTCCAGAAGAATTGAGCAATGGAACCGAGCGTCATTTGCTGCATTCGCCCTTTGGACATGTGATCTTATCCACTTCCTTCAGCCAGGAAGTCCGGCTTCTCGTGCAGCGCATCAATGCTGAAAGTGAGCCGGAGGATCATGTGCGGTGCGGTGATTTGCTGGAGCGTCTGCTGGAAGTGTCGAAGCGCGGGATCGCGTCCGGAACCGTGATGCCGGGCTGGAACGGCATTTCTGTGCTGCTTCCCCGAGCCGTGGGCGAAGAGCAACTGGCGGTCGGCATTATCGGGCGAACGGGCGAAATCGAAGCCCGGCATGACGAGCTGGTGCGCTGCCTGCGCCAAGCGGTGGCAAATCATATCGGTCCCCGGATCGCCAGCGGAAATTTCGTGCCCGCTCCAATATTGCGGCAAAGCGCCATGATGGCCTGA
- a CDS encoding acyl-CoA dehydrogenase family protein, which yields MNFNLSDDQRMLQDSIDRLIADRYQFEQRTGYASQPKGWSDGIWTEFVNLGLTMLPFPESAGGLGLGSVEMMLVGEAFGRALVMEPYLPSIVLAGTAIAEGAGDRAEALLAPIMSGEVIGAFADDATVALVDGRLSGRAALVLGGNCADLFVIPVGDGAYVVRADAPGLSRRGYRLHGGGGAADLLLDNLVVDAAAYLDVGCVTRARHAGIAFLAAEAAGAMQAALDVTVDYLKTREQFGKPIGTNQALQHRAAEMLVEVEQAKSAAIYAATLANETDEGERAKGFAAIKAVIGKAGRFIAQSAVQLHGGIGVSEEHVVSHWFRRLTAIGMILGNGQHHIDRLADLGGFTTVQEAA from the coding sequence ATGAATTTCAACCTTTCGGACGATCAGCGGATGCTGCAGGACAGCATCGACCGGCTGATCGCGGACCGCTATCAGTTCGAGCAGCGCACCGGCTATGCCAGCCAGCCCAAGGGCTGGTCGGATGGTATATGGACCGAGTTCGTCAACCTTGGCCTCACCATGCTGCCCTTTCCGGAAAGCGCGGGCGGTCTGGGCCTGGGCAGCGTCGAAATGATGCTGGTGGGCGAAGCGTTCGGCCGCGCGCTGGTGATGGAGCCGTATCTGCCGTCCATCGTGCTTGCCGGAACCGCCATAGCGGAGGGGGCGGGCGACCGCGCCGAAGCGCTGCTGGCCCCAATCATGTCGGGCGAGGTGATTGGCGCCTTTGCCGACGACGCAACGGTTGCGCTGGTCGACGGTCGGCTGTCGGGGCGCGCTGCTCTTGTGCTGGGCGGGAATTGCGCCGATCTATTCGTGATCCCGGTCGGGGATGGCGCCTATGTCGTGCGCGCCGATGCGCCGGGTCTGTCGCGGCGGGGCTATCGCCTGCATGGCGGCGGCGGCGCGGCTGACCTGCTGCTCGACAATCTCGTGGTGGATGCCGCCGCCTATCTCGACGTCGGTTGCGTCACGCGCGCGCGCCATGCCGGGATCGCCTTCCTGGCGGCGGAGGCTGCCGGCGCGATGCAGGCCGCGCTGGATGTGACGGTCGACTATCTCAAGACGCGTGAGCAGTTCGGCAAGCCGATCGGAACCAACCAGGCGCTTCAGCACCGCGCGGCGGAAATGCTCGTCGAGGTGGAGCAGGCCAAATCAGCGGCCATCTATGCCGCGACGCTGGCCAATGAAACGGATGAGGGCGAGCGCGCGAAGGGCTTCGCCGCGATCAAGGCGGTCATCGGCAAGGCCGGGCGCTTTATCGCGCAGTCGGCGGTTCAGCTGCATGGCGGCATCGGCGTCAGTGAGGAACATGTCGTCAGCCACTGGTTCCGTCGGCTGACCGCAATCGGCATGATCCTGGGCAATGGCCAGCATCATATCGATCGGCTGGCGGATCTGGGGGGCTTCACCACGGTTCAGGAAGCCGCCTGA
- a CDS encoding glycosyl hydrolase yields the protein MPRQRGLRLNWMIAWRAIPLPGAVAIPFPGAAQEPISAHDTARQDSGHDPLLTQFRQPPQAALPRMWWQWLNGNVTQEGITADLEWMHRVGIGGVHYFDAGGRITNLNVVDKRTVVGDPQWQAASRHAATLADRYFRLSLPEPLRGPWYEEMFAARRAKGPTNIALSELRLVQGTIINRFLEKAGFADGQRFAWNTVHVNSPAASDATFDLKVEKAQFDDIGEPRSERHGQRVTATLKSGAIAPGGELVFAYGTTTPWIVSQAFPVRVDVNGKRLSPDPTFAVEPGPATELQAIIPSAARPGEPFRLQLISRDGFSKQQVDRDRMQTAVHHSGVNWGGADFDGKDRFPRQMRLIEIYSAHGQSEYYDPADPLSYENARSAPVSSSLKGRHYVRDAWAGGYKLCTLASSDDHNGQPAKRANGLTAIQAPRLDRASLLKAMAEGHVYGATGERILLDFSIAGQPMGSVVEVAKGKPMRFSIETHGTDELSKVSVYRYIFGSDKGWETVFERSGKLGAALRWQGRLLCAGRTGQAHPRPAPDPARSHRPRLELPDLERRTGAEAAAAHAGSGGTEIAAPPIGSSLTRAGKMR from the coding sequence TTGCCAAGGCAGCGCGGCCTTCGCCTGAACTGGATGATCGCGTGGCGGGCCATCCCCCTGCCCGGCGCTGTCGCGATTCCTTTTCCCGGCGCGGCGCAGGAACCAATATCCGCGCATGACACGGCGCGACAGGACAGCGGCCATGATCCTCTGCTCACCCAGTTCCGGCAGCCGCCCCAAGCAGCATTGCCGCGGATGTGGTGGCAATGGCTGAACGGCAACGTCACTCAGGAGGGCATTACCGCCGATCTGGAGTGGATGCACCGCGTCGGCATTGGCGGCGTCCATTATTTCGACGCCGGGGGCCGGATCACCAATCTCAATGTCGTCGACAAGCGGACCGTCGTTGGCGATCCGCAGTGGCAGGCAGCGAGCCGTCATGCCGCGACCCTTGCCGACCGCTATTTTCGGTTGTCGCTGCCTGAACCGCTCCGCGGCCCCTGGTATGAGGAAATGTTCGCCGCGCGGCGCGCAAAGGGACCAACGAACATTGCCCTGTCCGAACTGCGGCTGGTGCAGGGAACGATCATCAACCGCTTTCTGGAAAAGGCGGGCTTTGCCGATGGGCAGCGCTTTGCGTGGAACACGGTCCACGTCAATTCGCCTGCCGCGTCCGATGCCACTTTCGACCTGAAAGTTGAGAAGGCCCAGTTCGACGACATCGGTGAGCCGCGTTCGGAACGGCATGGGCAGCGCGTGACGGCGACGCTCAAGTCGGGGGCGATCGCGCCCGGCGGCGAGCTTGTTTTCGCCTATGGCACCACGACGCCCTGGATCGTCAGCCAGGCCTTTCCCGTGCGCGTCGATGTGAACGGCAAGCGCCTGTCGCCCGATCCGACCTTCGCCGTGGAGCCTGGACCCGCCACCGAATTGCAGGCGATCATCCCCTCCGCCGCCCGCCCCGGTGAACCCTTCCGCCTTCAGCTGATTTCGCGCGACGGGTTCAGCAAGCAGCAGGTGGATCGCGATCGGATGCAGACCGCCGTTCATCATAGCGGCGTGAACTGGGGCGGCGCGGACTTTGACGGCAAGGATCGCTTCCCGCGCCAGATGCGGCTGATCGAAATCTACAGCGCGCATGGGCAGAGCGAATATTATGATCCCGCCGATCCGCTGAGTTACGAAAATGCGCGCAGCGCCCCGGTTTCCAGCTCGCTCAAGGGCCGCCACTATGTGCGCGACGCCTGGGCGGGCGGGTACAAGCTATGTACCCTCGCCTCCTCGGACGATCATAATGGCCAACCGGCCAAGCGCGCCAATGGCCTGACCGCCATTCAGGCTCCCCGGCTTGACCGCGCTTCGCTGCTCAAGGCTATGGCGGAGGGCCATGTCTATGGCGCCACGGGCGAACGCATATTGCTCGACTTCTCGATCGCGGGACAGCCGATGGGCAGCGTCGTCGAAGTGGCGAAGGGAAAGCCGATGCGCTTCAGCATTGAAACCCACGGTACGGACGAACTTTCGAAAGTGTCGGTCTATCGCTACATCTTCGGATCGGACAAGGGGTGGGAGACGGTGTTCGAACGCTCAGGCAAGCTGGGCGCAGCCCTCCGTTGGCAAGGCCGTCTATTATGCGCGGGTCGAACAGGCCAAGCCCATCCGCGTCCTGCTCCCGATCCTGCACGATCGCACCGTCCGCGCCTGGAGCTCCCCGATCTGGAACGGAGAACCGGTGCTGAAGCCGCTGCCGCCCACGCCGGATCAGGAGGAACCGAGATCGCGGCGCCTCCGATCGGCTCCTCGCTAACCCGCGCCGGAAAAATGCGCTAA
- a CDS encoding sulfatase-like hydrolase/transferase, with protein MMKHLRRTLAILALGSVLAGMPQAAGAKPSNDVALQQTAEARRPNIILILADDLGVEGINAYGGEYHTPNVDRLAAEGMRFDNAHAMPLCSPSRVRLMTGQENWRNYEAFGYLAPGQRTFGNVMRDLGYSTGMVGKWQLMGNGFDGRVGITPEAAGFDESYLWQLQAMARKGSRYWGPTRANNGKPKISEEGFGPDLDSTQALDFISRHKDKPFFLYYSMVLVHNPFVQTPDSMTAQWAKDRFSGMVTYMDRLVGDLMTRLKREGLDKNTVIIFTSDNGTNQQIISTRDGHQVKGGKGLPTINGTHVPFIAWGPGVPRGTVSKALVDFTDLLPTFAEIAGKGEAAGKVDGVSQWPVMEGKLRHVRDTIFMHYAPMWQYEPSRFAFDDSWKLYGNGQFVKMDPVSGTETEIKPNERKGEAGRRYTVLRKLLDQTKDGQLNATLYPWCEGQASLDPAKPSTVGGCAKMPSGEE; from the coding sequence ATGATGAAGCACCTCCGACGCACTTTGGCCATACTCGCACTTGGCTCGGTCCTCGCCGGCATGCCTCAGGCTGCGGGGGCAAAGCCAAGCAACGACGTAGCATTGCAACAGACCGCCGAAGCCCGTCGGCCCAATATCATTTTGATCCTGGCCGATGATCTTGGGGTCGAAGGCATCAACGCCTATGGCGGGGAATATCACACGCCCAATGTGGATCGGCTGGCCGCCGAAGGCATGCGCTTCGATAACGCCCATGCCATGCCGCTTTGTTCGCCATCCCGTGTCCGGCTGATGACGGGGCAGGAAAACTGGCGAAATTACGAGGCATTCGGCTATCTGGCGCCGGGTCAGCGGACCTTCGGCAACGTCATGCGCGACCTGGGCTATTCCACCGGCATGGTGGGAAAATGGCAGTTGATGGGCAATGGCTTCGACGGTCGTGTCGGCATCACGCCCGAAGCTGCTGGTTTCGACGAAAGCTATCTGTGGCAGCTGCAAGCAATGGCCCGCAAAGGGTCGCGCTATTGGGGTCCGACCCGGGCCAATAATGGAAAGCCCAAGATCAGCGAAGAAGGGTTCGGTCCCGATCTCGACAGCACCCAGGCGCTGGATTTCATATCGCGCCACAAGGACAAACCCTTTTTCCTCTATTACTCGATGGTGCTGGTTCACAATCCCTTCGTTCAGACGCCTGACTCGATGACCGCGCAATGGGCGAAGGATCGTTTCAGCGGCATGGTCACCTATATGGACCGGCTTGTCGGCGATCTGATGACGCGGCTGAAGAGGGAAGGGCTCGACAAGAATACGGTGATCATCTTCACCAGCGACAATGGGACCAATCAACAGATTATTTCGACGCGGGACGGTCATCAGGTCAAGGGAGGCAAGGGACTGCCCACTATCAATGGCACCCACGTCCCGTTTATTGCATGGGGTCCCGGCGTCCCGCGCGGCACGGTGAGCAAAGCTCTGGTCGACTTTACCGATTTACTGCCGACTTTTGCCGAGATTGCGGGAAAAGGGGAAGCGGCCGGAAAAGTGGACGGGGTGAGCCAGTGGCCTGTCATGGAGGGTAAGCTGCGGCATGTCCGGGATACGATCTTCATGCATTATGCGCCGATGTGGCAATACGAACCATCACGCTTTGCATTTGATGACAGCTGGAAGCTCTACGGAAACGGCCAGTTCGTCAAAATGGATCCGGTTTCGGGTACGGAGACCGAAATCAAGCCGAATGAACGCAAAGGTGAAGCTGGGCGCCGCTACACGGTTCTGCGCAAACTATTGGATCAGACAAAGGATGGCCAGCTGAATGCCACCCTTTATCCATGGTGCGAAGGCCAGGCTTCTCTTGATCCGGCCAAGCCTTCCACGGTGGGCGGCTGCGCAAAGATGCCCTCTGGCGAAGAGTGA
- a CDS encoding 2Fe-2S iron-sulfur cluster-binding protein has product MPKLRIVGRSGVERDVEAESGASLMEILRANGFDELLALCGGCCSCATCHVFADPDYLDTLPAISDDENDLLDSSDHRNELSRLSCQLIVKSEHDGMRFVIAPED; this is encoded by the coding sequence ATGCCAAAACTGCGCATAGTAGGTCGATCTGGTGTCGAGCGAGATGTCGAGGCAGAATCCGGCGCATCGTTGATGGAAATCCTGCGCGCCAATGGATTTGATGAACTTCTGGCGCTTTGCGGCGGCTGTTGTTCATGTGCGACATGCCATGTCTTTGCCGATCCCGACTATCTGGATACGCTGCCTGCGATAAGCGATGACGAGAATGATCTGCTCGACAGCAGCGATCATCGCAACGAGCTGAGCCGCTTGTCCTGTCAGCTTATCGTGAAGAGCGAGCATGACGGCATGCGGTTTGTCATAGCGCCGGAGGATTGA
- a CDS encoding sodium/glutamate symporter translates to MAAASLATIIAAAPSLIPDALPAVTVLSLLFCAGCARWLMGRDYKAAVTAGGMLGYMLGTTANAMAASYSNDVPHMTKL, encoded by the coding sequence TTGGCAGCGGCCTCGCTGGCCACGATCATCGCTGCCGCGCCGTCGTTGATCCCCGACGCATTGCCCGCCGTGACGGTCCTGTCGCTGCTTTTCTGCGCAGGGTGCGCAAGATGGTTGATGGGCCGCGATTATAAAGCAGCGGTGACCGCCGGCGGGATGCTTGGCTATATGCTGGGCACCACCGCCAATGCGATGGCGGCCAGCTATTCAAACGACGTCCCTCACATGACAAAGTTGTAA
- a CDS encoding acyl-CoA dehydrogenase family protein, whose translation MDLRFTAEEDAFRAEVRAFIRDNLDPVTHRKMLDGRIPTKEEVVAWQRTLNRRQWATPSWPKEAGGPGFTPVERYIFLDELHQAPAPEPVSFNVSMIGPVLIAFGTPGQKDRFLAATANNDIWWAQGFSEPGAGSDLASLRTSARREGDHFVVSGHKIWQGMAHHADWMFTLVRTDPVAQRKQMGISFLLIDLRLPGVTVRPIVTMDGRHEVNEVFLDEVRVPADCLVGTENKGWDVTKFLLSNERTGIARIGMTKHLIRRIKRLADGHVATLRKAAAIEAELKILEITQLRVLDGQRGSDAPDPRSSVLKLKGVELRQAASELLLETAGAAALEVHSDEEPFGADEEEWLGTIMPNYAILRAASIYGGSSEVQKTIVAGSILGLK comes from the coding sequence ATGGACCTTCGCTTCACCGCCGAGGAGGACGCATTCCGCGCGGAAGTGCGTGCCTTCATCCGCGACAATCTCGATCCTGTCACCCATCGCAAGATGCTCGACGGGCGCATCCCCACCAAGGAGGAGGTCGTTGCCTGGCAGCGCACGCTCAACCGTCGCCAATGGGCCACGCCTTCCTGGCCCAAGGAAGCGGGCGGCCCCGGTTTTACGCCGGTCGAGCGCTATATTTTTCTCGATGAACTGCATCAGGCGCCCGCGCCCGAACCAGTGAGCTTCAACGTGTCGATGATCGGCCCGGTGTTGATCGCGTTCGGCACCCCGGGGCAAAAGGATCGCTTCCTCGCCGCGACGGCCAATAACGACATCTGGTGGGCGCAGGGCTTTTCGGAACCGGGCGCCGGTTCCGATCTTGCTTCGCTGCGCACTTCGGCCAGGCGGGAGGGCGATCATTTCGTCGTTTCCGGCCACAAGATCTGGCAGGGCATGGCCCACCATGCCGACTGGATGTTCACGCTGGTACGCACAGACCCGGTCGCGCAGCGCAAGCAGATGGGCATCAGCTTCCTGCTGATCGACCTGCGCCTGCCCGGCGTTACCGTCCGTCCGATCGTCACCATGGACGGTCGGCACGAGGTCAATGAGGTGTTTCTGGACGAGGTCCGCGTTCCCGCCGATTGCCTGGTCGGCACAGAGAATAAGGGCTGGGACGTCACCAAGTTCCTGCTGTCCAACGAGCGGACGGGGATCGCCCGCATCGGCATGACCAAGCATCTGATACGGCGCATCAAGCGGCTGGCGGATGGCCATGTCGCCACGCTGCGCAAGGCAGCGGCGATCGAGGCGGAACTGAAGATATTGGAAATCACGCAGCTGCGCGTGCTGGACGGTCAGCGCGGATCGGATGCGCCCGACCCGCGATCGTCTGTGCTGAAGCTCAAGGGCGTGGAATTGCGTCAGGCCGCGTCCGAGCTGTTGCTGGAAACGGCGGGCGCGGCTGCGCTGGAAGTGCATTCGGATGAAGAGCCCTTCGGGGCGGACGAGGAAGAATGGCTGGGCACGATCATGCCCAATTACGCGATCCTGCGCGCGGCATCAATCTATGGCGGGTCGAGCGAGGTGCAGAAGACCATCGTGGCCGGCTCCATCCTCGGTTTGAAATAA
- a CDS encoding enoyl-CoA hydratase, with amino-acid sequence MSDYILTRKDNAVGHIIFNKPEKMNAICLEMWQAMGDAMAQFEEDDEVRVVVFSGAGGQAFVAGADVGKYEQERGDKDAQEHYARTGEEAMQKIYRSKKVTVAAIDGYCIGGGVSVALVCDLRYCSAQSSFGQPAMNIGIGYRYSSLRRMIDIMGYGAAKDMLLGGLRLSAEEAYVKHLVGRVLPNDEFWPWIEKTIKNISVGAPLTAEDIKYTLWTYAQDEAKRDTDRCEELFQICYASEDYKEGIRAFSEKRKPVFTGR; translated from the coding sequence TTGTCTGATTATATCCTTACCCGTAAGGACAATGCCGTCGGGCACATTATATTTAACAAGCCCGAGAAGATGAACGCCATCTGCCTTGAAATGTGGCAGGCCATGGGCGACGCCATGGCGCAGTTCGAAGAGGATGATGAAGTTCGCGTCGTCGTCTTTTCAGGCGCTGGCGGTCAAGCCTTTGTCGCCGGAGCCGATGTCGGCAAATATGAACAAGAGCGCGGTGACAAGGACGCTCAGGAACATTATGCCAGAACCGGCGAAGAAGCGATGCAGAAGATTTATCGCTCCAAGAAGGTGACGGTGGCGGCCATTGACGGCTATTGCATAGGCGGTGGCGTGTCGGTCGCTCTCGTCTGCGACTTGCGCTACTGTTCGGCGCAGTCTTCCTTCGGTCAGCCTGCGATGAACATCGGCATCGGCTATCGCTACTCGTCGCTGCGGCGCATGATCGACATCATGGGCTATGGTGCCGCCAAGGACATGCTGCTGGGCGGATTGCGGCTGAGCGCGGAAGAAGCCTATGTCAAGCATCTGGTCGGCCGGGTGTTGCCCAATGATGAATTCTGGCCCTGGATCGAAAAGACCATCAAGAATATTTCGGTCGGCGCGCCGCTGACAGCCGAAGACATCAAATATACGCTCTGGACCTATGCGCAGGACGAAGCCAAGCGCGACACCGATCGTTGCGAAGAGCTTTTCCAGATCTGCTATGCTTCCGAAGATTATAAGGAAGGTATTCGCGCGTTCTCCGAGAAGCGCAAGCCTGTCTTCACGGGGCGCTAA